One window of the Ictidomys tridecemlineatus isolate mIctTri1 chromosome 11, mIctTri1.hap1, whole genome shotgun sequence genome contains the following:
- the LOC144368444 gene encoding SLAM family member 9-like isoform X1 produces the protein MGHSSQDPHLCWTTRLLGGIIFLCACSTLAKSSGAHGSGMKGFRTHTYLKAIRGGSVLLQVIQEPEDPKIEEISWGFASDSNSTFMLRLQNGKEDPLWFSLQDKYKQRVQVPSMSFLRINNLTSQDSGQYLAQIMCQTGREIKAVFHLTVYDPVPLAQIRTTSASITPSWCNVTLECGAREAVEVLSVTWEVQGPRSELEQRGAPGPPNPWPLALSLPLRQPNVSLTCVLSNPVDQKNATLQLLDLCSPDSHGEHPAVLMGGVRMGYVAVILILAAGICLWMIHEKMMEKRRGRLCFSSWAQKPPSPLGPGLPSSYIFLTVGGLCGEDEEGTGDSLGFLALGTGRGFPGESGCNLG, from the exons ATGGGACACAGCTCACAGGACCCCCACCTCTGCTGGACCACCAGGCTCCTGGGAGGCATTATCTTTCTCT GTGCCTGCAGCACTTTAGCCAAGAGTTCTGGAGCTCATGGTTCTGGGATGAAAGGTTTTAGAACCCACACTTATCTGAAGGCGATCCGGGGAGGTTCGGTCTTGTTGCAAGTGATCCAGGAGCCAGAGGATCCCAAGATAGAGGAGATCTCCTGGGGCTTCGCCTCTGATTCAAACTCCACATTCATGCTGAGACTCCAGAATGGGAAGGAAGATCCACTGTGGTTCAGTCTCCAGGACAAGTACAAGCAGAGGGTCCAGGTGCCCAGTATGTCATTCCTGAGGATTAACAATTTGACCTCACAGGACAGTGGGCAGTACTTGGCCCAGATCATGTGTCAGACGGGGAGAGAAATTAAAGCAGTTTTCCACCTCACTGTTTATG ATCCTGTGCCCCTTGCCCAGATCCGGACCACGTCAGCATCCATCACGCCCAGCTGGTGCAATGTCACTCTGGAGTGTGGGGCCCGAGAGGCTGTAGAGGTCCTGAGTGTAACCTGGGAGGTCCAGGGCCCCCGCAGTGAGCTGGAGCAGAGAGGGGCCCCAGGACCCCCCAacccctggcccctggccctgaGCCTGCCTCTGAGGCAGCCCAATGTCAGCCTCACCTGTGTCCTCAGCAACCCAGTGGACCAGAAAAATGCCACCTTACAGCTCCTTGACCTCTGTAGCCCAG ACTCACATGGAGAGCACCCAGCTGTCCTCATGGGAGGCGTCCGAATGGGTTACGTGGCTGTGATTTTGATCCTTGCAGCTGGAATCTGCCTTTGGATGATCCATGAGAAGATGATGGAGAAGAGAAGAGGCAGGTTGTGTTTCTCCTCCTGGGCCCAGAAACCTCCCTCTCCTCTTGGCCCTGGGCTCCCCTCCTCCTACATCTTCCTGACAGTAGGTGGGCTTTGTGGAGAAGATGAGGAGGGTACAGGTGACAGCCTTGGATTCCTGGCACTGGGTACAGGTAGAGGTTTCCCTGGAGAATCTGGCTGCAACCTGGGATGA
- the LOC144368444 gene encoding SLAM family member 9-like isoform X2, whose product MGHSSQDPHLCWTTRLLGGIIFLCACSTLAKSSGAHGSGMKGFRTHTYLKAIRGGSVLLQVIQEPEDPKIEEISWGFASDSNSTFMLRLQNGKEDPLWFSLQDKYKQRVQVPSMSFLRINNLTSQDSGQYLAQIMCQTGREIKAVFHLTVYDPVPLAQIRTTSASITPSWCNVTLECGAREAVEVLSVTWEVQGPRSELEQRGAPGPPNPWPLALSLPLRQPNVSLTCVLSNPVDQKNATLQLLDLCSPDSHGEHPAVLMGGVRMGYVAVILILAAGICLWMIHEKMMEKRRGRN is encoded by the exons ATGGGACACAGCTCACAGGACCCCCACCTCTGCTGGACCACCAGGCTCCTGGGAGGCATTATCTTTCTCT GTGCCTGCAGCACTTTAGCCAAGAGTTCTGGAGCTCATGGTTCTGGGATGAAAGGTTTTAGAACCCACACTTATCTGAAGGCGATCCGGGGAGGTTCGGTCTTGTTGCAAGTGATCCAGGAGCCAGAGGATCCCAAGATAGAGGAGATCTCCTGGGGCTTCGCCTCTGATTCAAACTCCACATTCATGCTGAGACTCCAGAATGGGAAGGAAGATCCACTGTGGTTCAGTCTCCAGGACAAGTACAAGCAGAGGGTCCAGGTGCCCAGTATGTCATTCCTGAGGATTAACAATTTGACCTCACAGGACAGTGGGCAGTACTTGGCCCAGATCATGTGTCAGACGGGGAGAGAAATTAAAGCAGTTTTCCACCTCACTGTTTATG ATCCTGTGCCCCTTGCCCAGATCCGGACCACGTCAGCATCCATCACGCCCAGCTGGTGCAATGTCACTCTGGAGTGTGGGGCCCGAGAGGCTGTAGAGGTCCTGAGTGTAACCTGGGAGGTCCAGGGCCCCCGCAGTGAGCTGGAGCAGAGAGGGGCCCCAGGACCCCCCAacccctggcccctggccctgaGCCTGCCTCTGAGGCAGCCCAATGTCAGCCTCACCTGTGTCCTCAGCAACCCAGTGGACCAGAAAAATGCCACCTTACAGCTCCTTGACCTCTGTAGCCCAG ACTCACATGGAGAGCACCCAGCTGTCCTCATGGGAGGCGTCCGAATGGGTTACGTGGCTGTGATTTTGATCCTTGCAGCTGGAATCTGCCTTTGGATGATCCATGAGAAGATGATGGAGAAGAGAAGAGGCAG GAATTGA